The following are from one region of the Halarsenatibacter silvermanii genome:
- a CDS encoding M55 family metallopeptidase: MMDNISVYISVDMEGVAPVTDKKEVERGNPEFEKACQFMTEEANAAVRGAFAGGAERIVVRDAHESARNLNPEKLDSRAELIRGLSGKPCGMMDGLDESFDLAFFVGYHAGPDSRDAVISHAYSHRFNAISINGHAVNEAILNSLWARNLKVEPALITGDVKACKQTKNLLPDIETVFVKKGLGEAVHSLSPDKACQLIESQAEEILNRKTSRENVSLSTPHDLQPVFARLENAIRAANCSEAKIEDARTVNFSRENKEILQNQPLTGRIHSKLALKSKGDRSCLQKNYLLPGIETASKKIRLSPPYDLQLVFSGKEDAIKAANYPGVVREDAYTVIFPAEDINELMTFISFVS; this comes from the coding sequence ATGATGGATAATATTTCAGTTTATATATCGGTTGATATGGAAGGTGTAGCTCCGGTGACAGATAAAAAGGAAGTAGAAAGAGGTAATCCGGAGTTCGAAAAGGCCTGTCAATTCATGACAGAAGAAGCCAATGCCGCCGTGCGAGGTGCTTTTGCCGGCGGAGCTGAGAGAATTGTGGTCAGAGATGCTCACGAATCCGCCCGCAACCTGAATCCTGAAAAGCTCGACAGCAGGGCTGAGCTCATAAGGGGATTGAGCGGGAAGCCCTGTGGCATGATGGATGGCCTGGATGAAAGTTTCGATCTGGCTTTTTTTGTAGGTTATCACGCCGGACCGGACAGCCGGGATGCCGTCATAAGCCATGCTTATTCCCACAGGTTCAATGCCATTTCCATCAACGGTCATGCTGTAAATGAAGCCATATTGAATTCTCTTTGGGCCAGAAACCTGAAAGTTGAACCGGCGCTAATAACGGGTGATGTAAAAGCCTGTAAGCAGACAAAAAACCTGCTCCCGGATATCGAAACTGTATTCGTAAAAAAAGGACTGGGCGAGGCAGTTCACAGTCTCTCGCCCGATAAAGCCTGTCAGCTGATAGAAAGCCAGGCTGAAGAAATTTTAAATAGAAAAACTTCACGTGAAAATGTCAGCCTTTCAACCCCTCATGATCTCCAGCCCGTCTTTGCCAGGTTAGAAAATGCCATCAGAGCAGCGAATTGTTCGGAAGCTAAAATAGAGGATGCCCGTACAGTCAATTTTTCACGAGAGAACAAAGAAATCCTCCAGAATCAGCCCCTAACCGGCAGAATACATTCAAAATTGGCGCTCAAATCGAAGGGTGACAGATCCTGCCTGCAAAAAAATTATCTGCTCCCCGGGATTGAAACCGCGTCCAAAAAAATCAGGTTATCCCCACCCTATGATCTCCAGCTGGTTTTTTCCGGAAAGGAAGATGCCATCAAAGCAGCCAATTATCCCGGAGTTGTAAGAGAGGATGCATATACCGTCATTTTCCCGGCAGAAGATATAAACGAGCTGATGACTTTCATCAGTTTCGTCAGCTGA
- a CDS encoding HD domain-containing phosphohydrolase — translation MNVSDDEKLTVLAADDVPENLDIVKNALTPEYRVKAAVNGRLALKIAKNQEIDLILLDVRMPEMDGYEVCQRLLETPSTANIPIIFLTGQDTISDEVLGLEMGAVDFIKKPINPGILKRRIDTQLELRATRKKLRVHNNYLEELVEEKTKEISDSRMAMIYALAQLAEARDKETGDHLIRTQKYCWYLANKVKDTGRYNAEVDINYCKNLYIASPLHDIGKVGISDSILLKPGDLTDDEFERVKQHTVIGCKLLKKVQKMYSENYLLEIGLDLIHYHHEKWNGEGYPEGLEKDEIPLAARIMAIADVYDALRSERPYKEAFTHEKSCKIIEEDSGTHFDPFLVNCFLEISGEFKTISQKNEAELEDYGDIPVSIQF, via the coding sequence ATGAATGTTTCTGATGATGAAAAGCTGACAGTACTGGCTGCTGATGATGTTCCCGAAAACCTGGATATTGTCAAGAATGCTTTGACTCCCGAATATAGAGTGAAAGCTGCAGTAAACGGAAGATTGGCTTTGAAGATAGCTAAAAATCAGGAAATAGATTTAATTTTACTCGATGTTAGAATGCCAGAGATGGACGGATATGAGGTATGCCAGAGGCTTTTGGAAACTCCCTCCACCGCCAATATCCCTATTATCTTTCTGACCGGGCAGGATACTATCTCCGATGAAGTTCTGGGGCTGGAGATGGGGGCAGTGGATTTTATAAAGAAGCCGATCAACCCAGGCATTTTGAAAAGGAGAATCGATACACAGCTGGAACTGCGCGCCACCAGAAAAAAACTGAGAGTTCACAATAATTATCTTGAAGAACTGGTCGAAGAGAAGACCAAGGAAATTTCTGATTCCCGTATGGCTATGATCTATGCTCTGGCTCAACTTGCTGAAGCCCGGGATAAGGAGACGGGAGACCATCTGATAAGAACTCAAAAATACTGCTGGTATCTTGCCAATAAAGTCAAAGATACGGGCAGATATAATGCTGAAGTGGATATAAATTACTGCAAAAATTTATATATCGCCAGTCCTCTCCACGATATCGGCAAAGTGGGAATTTCAGATTCGATCCTCTTAAAGCCGGGAGATCTGACTGATGATGAATTCGAACGGGTAAAACAGCATACTGTCATCGGTTGTAAACTTCTCAAGAAGGTCCAGAAAATGTATTCAGAAAATTATCTGCTGGAAATAGGTCTGGATTTAATCCATTATCACCATGAAAAATGGAACGGTGAGGGATACCCCGAAGGATTAGAAAAAGATGAAATTCCTCTGGCTGCCAGGATTATGGCTATAGCCGATGTTTATGATGCCCTCAGAAGCGAAAGGCCCTATAAGGAAGCCTTCACCCATGAAAAAAGCTGTAAGATCATCGAAGAGGACAGCGGAACTCACTTCGATCCTTTTCTGGTCAATTGTTTTCTGGAAATTTCAGGAGAATTTAAGACTATCAGCCAGAAAAATGAAGCAGAATTAGAGGACTATGGAGATATCCCTGTTTCAATCCAGTTTTAA
- a CDS encoding DUF2325 domain-containing protein — MSALVVGGDNLGVIKDNLRDMGFDSIYHVTGRKKKRARQISIPDGVDLILILTDYIHHNLMKMVKEEAKCHEADCIFARRSWSHICKKMQMCGCDFCKGCG, encoded by the coding sequence ATGTCAGCATTGGTCGTGGGAGGAGATAATTTAGGAGTAATAAAGGATAACCTTCGCGATATGGGCTTTGACAGCATATATCATGTCACCGGGCGCAAGAAAAAAAGAGCACGACAGATCTCTATACCGGACGGAGTAGATTTGATATTGATATTAACCGACTACATACATCATAATTTGATGAAGATGGTTAAAGAAGAAGCTAAATGTCACGAAGCTGATTGCATTTTCGCCCGGCGCAGCTGGAGCCATATCTGCAAGAAAATGCAGATGTGCGGCTGTGACTTCTGTAAAGGCTGTGGTTGA
- a CDS encoding PAS domain S-box protein produces MKDQGSQNKNSELKIFLDSLPHNAAVIDAGGKIICVNESWNNFASKNNLSPEECGSGINYLEVLSESEEEKKEVKKALRGIKSVIAGDKRKFVQEYSCHSPDERRWFKMRAIPFRQGALVMHENIKERKSAGIELKEQKEELKRKNQSLEVLFSGSGSAIARLDEEHRVIDINDKFKEIFGYELEEIKGQDMDEVLEKGKSGSAGRNLTEKVLEGQKVVDQGTRYDFEGNPHEFIIKGIPIKIEGNLEGIYAIYEEITELRRRKRELRRSRKKLRITLNSIGDAVIATDTGGKITRMNPRAEKLTGWFSDEARGKNLPEVFEIVSAETGEPVPSPVKEVMESGGKVGLANHTKLISRDGREYQIADSASPIRDEEGEIQGAVLVFRDVTEKYHMRRELEKSEERLQKTLSVIPEMVSIHDLEMNILYSNWKGIGDVPPERRQLDEKCYRVYREREDICPDCEAKEVLETGESLQKETSLPEGGWIDLRVLPVKDETGEIEYLVEWVRDITERKNREERIKKQNERLASIIEGTNVGTWEWNVQTGEQIINEKWAEMLGYSREELEPVTIDTWRELMHPEDLKRAQKKLEKHFRGEKEQYHIENRLQHKDGSWVWVLNRGRVFTWTEDGSPEWMYGTHLDITSRKKKQRKIEHMSRHDELTGLHNRNYLEEKIKELDSVSKLPVSIIMLDVNGLKLVNDTYGHKIGDRLLDKTADIIQECTREQDFAARWAGDEFVILLPHTGKKEARKICDRIEARAEKNRIADDIPLTLGVGLSVKTRFEEDIYEILHEAEDNMQKDKLTRSRSGKNKLVQNLLNTLAAKSDETREHALRMTKYAHSLGEEFGLTNGQLNNLSLLATLHDIGKVTISEDILKKPGGLSDEEWEIIKQHPERGYVIASASEEFAPIAREILYHHERWDGGGYPEGIAGEEIPLRSRIIAIVDAYDVMTNGRPYKEPMSREEALQEIKQCAGEQFDPKLAKKFAELME; encoded by the coding sequence ATGAAAGATCAAGGCAGCCAGAACAAAAATTCAGAATTAAAAATATTTTTGGATTCTCTTCCTCACAATGCCGCGGTCATTGATGCTGGAGGAAAAATTATCTGTGTTAACGAGAGCTGGAATAATTTTGCCAGCAAGAACAATTTAAGTCCTGAAGAATGCGGGTCAGGAATAAATTATCTCGAGGTATTGAGCGAATCAGAAGAAGAGAAAAAAGAGGTAAAAAAAGCTCTTCGGGGTATTAAATCGGTAATTGCCGGGGATAAGCGGAAATTTGTTCAGGAGTACTCCTGCCATTCTCCTGATGAGCGGCGCTGGTTTAAGATGAGGGCAATCCCCTTTCGGCAGGGGGCGCTGGTGATGCACGAAAATATAAAGGAACGCAAATCTGCCGGCATCGAGCTCAAAGAACAAAAAGAAGAGCTGAAGAGAAAAAATCAGAGCCTGGAAGTGCTTTTTTCCGGGAGCGGATCAGCGATTGCCAGACTCGATGAAGAGCATCGAGTTATAGATATCAATGATAAATTTAAAGAGATTTTTGGTTATGAGCTTGAGGAAATAAAAGGCCAGGATATGGATGAGGTGCTGGAAAAAGGGAAAAGCGGCAGCGCCGGCAGGAATTTAACCGAGAAAGTGCTGGAAGGCCAGAAAGTGGTGGACCAGGGGACCCGTTATGATTTTGAAGGCAATCCTCATGAATTCATTATTAAAGGAATACCCATTAAAATAGAGGGAAATTTAGAGGGGATTTATGCAATTTATGAGGAGATAACTGAACTTCGGCGTAGAAAAAGGGAGCTGCGCAGAAGCCGTAAAAAACTGCGTATTACGCTCAATTCTATCGGCGATGCCGTGATTGCCACCGACACCGGAGGTAAAATCACCCGTATGAACCCGCGGGCTGAAAAGCTCACAGGCTGGTTCTCTGATGAAGCAAGGGGCAAAAATCTGCCGGAAGTTTTCGAAATAGTCAGCGCTGAAACCGGCGAGCCGGTACCATCTCCGGTGAAGGAGGTTATGGAGTCAGGCGGAAAAGTGGGGCTGGCCAATCACACCAAACTCATCTCCCGGGATGGCAGAGAATACCAGATCGCCGATTCTGCTTCTCCTATTCGAGATGAAGAGGGAGAAATACAGGGAGCTGTGCTGGTTTTTCGCGATGTCACCGAGAAATATCACATGCGTCGGGAGCTGGAAAAGAGCGAGGAACGCCTGCAGAAGACACTTTCTGTTATTCCGGAGATGGTTTCTATTCATGATCTCGAGATGAATATATTATACAGCAACTGGAAGGGTATTGGAGATGTACCGCCAGAGAGAAGGCAGCTGGATGAAAAATGTTATAGGGTTTATCGAGAAAGAGAGGATATCTGTCCTGATTGTGAGGCGAAAGAGGTGCTGGAAACAGGAGAATCGCTGCAAAAAGAGACCTCTCTTCCCGAGGGGGGCTGGATTGACCTTCGGGTTCTGCCCGTAAAAGATGAAACTGGCGAGATAGAATATCTGGTGGAATGGGTCAGGGATATAACCGAACGGAAAAATAGAGAAGAAAGAATTAAGAAACAAAATGAGAGGCTGGCCAGCATTATCGAGGGCACCAATGTGGGAACCTGGGAGTGGAATGTGCAGACCGGAGAGCAGATTATCAATGAAAAGTGGGCGGAAATGCTGGGTTATTCCCGGGAAGAACTCGAACCAGTAACGATCGATACATGGCGGGAATTGATGCACCCTGAAGATTTAAAAAGGGCTCAGAAAAAGCTGGAAAAACATTTTCGGGGCGAGAAGGAACAGTATCATATTGAAAATCGACTCCAGCATAAAGATGGCAGCTGGGTATGGGTTTTAAACAGAGGACGGGTGTTCACCTGGACCGAGGATGGCAGTCCGGAGTGGATGTACGGTACCCATCTTGACATCACATCCCGCAAGAAAAAGCAGCGTAAGATAGAGCATATGTCCCGTCATGATGAATTGACCGGTCTTCACAACCGAAATTATCTCGAGGAGAAAATCAAAGAGCTGGATTCTGTGTCGAAGCTGCCGGTGAGTATCATTATGCTGGATGTGAATGGTTTGAAGCTGGTGAATGATACTTATGGTCATAAAATTGGAGATAGACTGCTCGATAAAACGGCGGATATTATCCAGGAGTGCACCAGGGAACAGGATTTCGCAGCGCGATGGGCGGGAGATGAGTTTGTGATTCTGCTTCCTCACACCGGAAAAAAGGAGGCCAGAAAGATCTGTGATCGCATAGAAGCCAGGGCCGAAAAAAACAGAATTGCCGATGATATTCCGCTTACGCTGGGGGTGGGGCTTTCAGTCAAGACCAGATTTGAGGAAGATATTTATGAAATACTCCATGAAGCTGAGGATAACATGCAGAAAGATAAGCTCACCCGGAGCAGAAGCGGCAAGAATAAGCTGGTTCAAAACCTGCTGAATACGCTTGCTGCCAAAAGCGATGAGACCCGCGAACATGCCCTGAGAATGACAAAATACGCCCACAGCCTGGGGGAGGAATTTGGTCTGACAAATGGACAGTTAAACAATCTCTCGCTTTTAGCCACCCTTCATGACATCGGAAAGGTAACAATTTCCGAGGATATTTTGAAGAAGCCGGGCGGTTTATCGGACGAAGAATGGGAAATAATCAAGCAGCATCCGGAGAGAGGTTATGTCATAGCTTCAGCTTCGGAAGAATTTGCTCCGATTGCCCGCGAGATACTTTACCATCATGAAAGATGGGATGGCGGTGGGTATCCGGAAGGAATTGCGGGAGAGGAAATTCCACTTCGGTCACGCATTATTGCTATAGTTGATGCCTATGATGTTATGACCAACGGCCGCCCCTATAAAGAGCCCATGAGCAGGGAAGAAGCCCTGCAAGAGATAAAACAATGTGCAGGAGAACAATTTGATCCGAAACTTGCGAAGAAATTCGCGGAATTGATGGAATAG
- a CDS encoding FeoA domain-containing protein, which yields MAAEYVMSSFVKKIEDMISSKPALGEKYGEFFYGKMIDKEIELADISPGDKVAHLGCGPFPFTAFELAERGWEVTAVDFDEEALNKARDLSQDYGFDGRINFIQGLCQKIDYSCFDAVWVSYNVRPGRECLARIAETIGESGKIIYRQPRGWLKYFDDRIDAEKLFSESDSDRTGRNGHPGDDIQWRSLSVKQKVGKKSVLIEMSADNSDDREEEVLRLEELPEDCSCRVCSVPDNNLLAPLGVRAGKKLRLKTREKFSGPLVVESEDRKVAVPKKLAQNIEVTYDARAE from the coding sequence ATGGCAGCAGAATATGTTATGTCCTCCTTTGTCAAAAAAATAGAAGATATGATCAGCTCCAAACCAGCTCTGGGAGAAAAATATGGTGAATTCTTTTATGGAAAAATGATCGACAAAGAAATCGAGCTGGCTGATATCTCTCCTGGAGATAAAGTTGCCCATCTGGGCTGCGGTCCTTTTCCTTTTACCGCTTTCGAACTGGCTGAGCGAGGCTGGGAGGTAACAGCTGTTGATTTTGATGAGGAAGCTTTGAATAAAGCCCGAGATCTTTCGCAGGATTATGGCTTTGACGGCAGAATAAATTTCATACAGGGCCTCTGCCAGAAAATAGATTACTCCTGCTTTGATGCTGTCTGGGTGTCCTATAATGTCAGGCCCGGACGTGAGTGTCTGGCCCGCATTGCTGAGACTATTGGTGAAAGCGGCAAGATAATTTACCGTCAGCCCCGGGGCTGGCTGAAATATTTTGATGATAGAATTGATGCCGAAAAATTATTTTCAGAATCAGACTCCGACCGGACGGGAAGAAACGGGCATCCGGGTGATGATATCCAGTGGCGAAGCTTAAGCGTCAAACAGAAGGTAGGAAAGAAATCAGTGTTGATCGAAATGAGCGCTGACAACAGCGATGATCGGGAAGAGGAAGTTTTAAGGCTGGAAGAACTGCCCGAAGACTGCAGCTGCAGGGTTTGTTCAGTTCCCGATAATAATCTTTTAGCTCCTCTGGGCGTGAGAGCAGGCAAGAAGCTCAGACTTAAGACCCGGGAGAAGTTTTCTGGACCTTTAGTCGTAGAATCAGAAGACCGCAAAGTGGCGGTGCCGAAAAAACTCGCTCAAAACATAGAAGTGACCTATGATGCAAGAGCGGAATAA
- a CDS encoding ferrous iron transporter B, whose protein sequence is MMQERNNNIQGQNDSGDNRILLIGPPNVGKSVIFNYMTGLGVGVANYPGTTIEYTQGSINLNGEEYEFIDVPGTYTLEATNEAEEVAVEMLSDEPEAVVCVLDGSNLESSLYLLLQVLEYDLPTLAVINKMDLAEKEGRKIDIQCLSETLDLPVLPAVAVDEEGLEKIPGLIQNVLEKSIGSNEDKKKDFNPGAAKSDDTATWARAEHLYSKAVKRKEGEEEQESWGYKLVKPWPGLPAAVLFLAVIFGLVVGVGMGLRQYLLMPVIEGFMIPLLESVVSTLLSPSFFKRVLIGEYGFLVKGLEWPFGLVLPYVFTFYIALTLLEDSGYMPRLGVLLDGIMEKIGLGGSNIIPLMLGYGCGIPGIMATRNFSTRKQRIIVSGAISLAVPCIAQTGAFIALLSEGSLLLVPAIFLFSLLIIMTAGVLLERILPGERPVTPMEIPPLLRPRVDVVFKKVFVRIKRFMVNGELPLILGIGAAALLFESGIMEIVGAALSPVVTGWLHLPEEVAVPLMLGVFRRELTVLPMLEMDLNSLQLFTGAVLGLLYVPCIAVVAVLTSEFNLKMALGVLFITTAMAFALGGAVANLGALFI, encoded by the coding sequence ATGATGCAAGAGCGGAATAATAATATTCAGGGACAAAATGACAGCGGTGATAATCGAATACTTCTGATAGGACCGCCCAATGTGGGCAAAAGCGTCATCTTCAATTATATGACAGGACTTGGGGTTGGAGTGGCGAACTATCCCGGCACCACCATCGAATATACTCAAGGCAGCATAAATTTAAACGGCGAAGAATATGAATTCATCGATGTGCCCGGCACCTATACCCTGGAGGCGACCAATGAGGCGGAAGAAGTAGCCGTGGAGATGTTAAGCGATGAGCCCGAAGCTGTTGTCTGCGTTCTGGACGGCAGCAATCTGGAAAGCAGCCTCTATCTTCTGCTGCAGGTTTTGGAATACGACCTTCCCACCCTGGCTGTGATCAATAAGATGGATCTGGCCGAAAAAGAAGGGCGCAAAATTGACATTCAGTGTCTGTCCGAAACTCTGGATCTGCCGGTATTGCCTGCTGTAGCTGTCGACGAAGAAGGACTGGAGAAAATACCGGGACTGATTCAGAATGTTCTGGAGAAATCCATAGGAAGTAATGAGGACAAAAAGAAAGATTTTAATCCCGGGGCAGCAAAAAGCGATGACACCGCAACCTGGGCCAGGGCGGAACATCTTTACTCAAAAGCTGTAAAGAGAAAAGAGGGGGAGGAAGAGCAGGAGAGCTGGGGATATAAACTGGTAAAACCCTGGCCCGGTCTGCCGGCGGCAGTGTTATTCCTGGCGGTTATATTCGGCCTGGTCGTGGGGGTGGGCATGGGGCTTAGACAGTATCTGCTTATGCCCGTGATCGAAGGTTTTATGATCCCCTTGCTGGAATCTGTGGTGAGCACTCTGCTCTCGCCCTCGTTTTTCAAAAGAGTGTTGATAGGAGAGTACGGTTTTCTGGTAAAAGGACTGGAATGGCCCTTTGGCCTGGTTTTACCCTATGTTTTCACATTTTATATTGCGCTGACCCTGCTGGAGGATAGCGGCTATATGCCCCGGCTGGGGGTGCTGCTTGACGGTATAATGGAGAAGATAGGTCTCGGCGGGTCCAACATCATTCCCCTGATGCTGGGATACGGCTGCGGCATCCCGGGTATTATGGCCACCCGCAATTTTTCCACCCGCAAACAGCGAATTATAGTCTCGGGTGCGATCAGCCTGGCTGTTCCCTGCATAGCTCAGACCGGGGCTTTTATAGCTCTGCTCTCAGAAGGATCTCTTCTTTTAGTGCCAGCGATTTTCCTCTTTTCTTTGTTGATCATCATGACCGCAGGTGTTTTGCTGGAAAGAATACTCCCCGGGGAGAGGCCGGTCACCCCCATGGAGATTCCGCCTCTTTTAAGACCCAGAGTCGATGTGGTATTTAAGAAAGTTTTCGTCCGGATTAAAAGGTTTATGGTCAACGGGGAGCTTCCTTTGATCCTGGGCATAGGCGCCGCTGCCCTTCTTTTCGAGAGCGGGATAATGGAAATTGTCGGAGCTGCTCTTTCACCGGTGGTTACAGGCTGGCTGCATCTGCCTGAAGAGGTAGCAGTGCCTTTGATGCTGGGAGTTTTTCGCAGAGAGCTGACAGTTCTGCCCATGCTGGAGATGGATTTGAACTCACTGCAGCTTTTTACTGGCGCGGTACTCGGCCTGCTATACGTCCCCTGCATCGCCGTGGTCGCCGTTTTGACCAGCGAATTCAATTTAAAGATGGCGCTGGGTGTTCTGTTCATTACGACAGCTATGGCTTTTGCGCTGGGAGGGGCAGTGGCCAACCTGGGAGCTTTGTTCATCTAA
- a CDS encoding metal ABC transporter substrate-binding protein produces MKKIKILLLVFIFALTMLAFISLPTAAEGDVEEVEVRVSIHPIYAMAERIAGDRLQVEQVAPHGIEIHGFEPSPRQIAELEGADAFIFIGSGLEPWGERAAESLAHEGIEILELAEKVELRPYGEEHDHDHDHDEHGHNNDEDDHDHDEHGHDDHEHGEYDTHIWLDFEIMQETAAEISNLFASLDPEGEEIFQENMEDVQEKLASLDRTYQEELADRTHDDIIVSHAAFGYIADNYGLNQHAVTGLSPHDEPSPRTVSELIETASKTGVDYILMEKLASPETVNVVADEAGLEILQINPGHGLTEEDVEKGRDYFDIMHDNLENLKKALDA; encoded by the coding sequence TTGAAAAAAATCAAAATATTGCTGCTCGTTTTCATCTTTGCTCTGACTATGCTGGCTTTTATCTCTCTCCCAACAGCCGCCGAAGGTGATGTTGAGGAAGTGGAAGTCAGGGTCAGCATACATCCCATCTACGCGATGGCGGAGAGGATTGCTGGAGATCGCCTTCAGGTGGAACAGGTGGCTCCCCATGGGATCGAAATTCACGGCTTTGAACCTTCCCCCCGCCAAATTGCTGAACTTGAAGGGGCCGATGCATTTATTTTTATAGGGTCAGGGCTTGAGCCCTGGGGAGAAAGGGCCGCTGAATCCCTGGCTCATGAAGGTATAGAAATTCTTGAGCTGGCTGAAAAAGTGGAGTTGAGGCCTTATGGAGAAGAACACGATCATGATCACGACCATGATGAACATGGCCATAATAACGATGAAGATGATCATGATCATGACGAGCACGGTCACGATGATCATGAACATGGCGAATACGATACGCATATCTGGCTGGACTTTGAGATTATGCAGGAAACTGCAGCAGAAATCAGCAATCTTTTTGCCAGTCTGGATCCGGAAGGTGAAGAAATCTTTCAGGAAAACATGGAGGATGTGCAGGAAAAACTGGCTTCGCTGGATAGAACCTATCAGGAAGAGCTGGCAGACCGAACTCACGATGACATTATAGTTTCCCATGCAGCCTTTGGTTACATTGCTGACAATTACGGTTTAAACCAGCATGCTGTCACCGGCCTTTCCCCTCACGATGAACCATCACCCAGGACTGTATCGGAACTTATAGAAACAGCCTCAAAAACCGGGGTGGATTATATCCTTATGGAGAAGTTAGCCAGTCCCGAAACTGTTAATGTGGTGGCGGACGAAGCCGGCCTGGAAATTCTCCAGATAAATCCCGGCCACGGTTTGACAGAGGAAGATGTGGAAAAAGGGAGAGACTATTTCGATATAATGCATGATAACCTGGAAAATTTGAAAAAAGCACTCGACGCTTAA
- a CDS encoding dicarboxylate/amino acid:cation symporter, whose amino-acid sequence MKNFGLIPRLIIAIIAGILTGLYLPESLANVLYTFTEIFGEILTYIVPLIILAFIIPGISELGAKASNLLGKTVLTAYISTIIAGIAAYLVASSLIPLIAPAGEQVAEAQGLSPYIELEIPPIMGIMTALVTSFIFGIGINHLKNEENKLTLYNFMQEVRTIVQFFINRVIIPFLPVHIAGIFADMAAEGTVFRTITMFGPLFVLVIAMHITYLMVMFSLANRLSPKNKVLTSIKSMLPAYTTALGTISSAATIPVTLKSAKTLNVKEKIVDFVVPLGATIHLAGSTIALVSCAVATMILYGEPFTLASFLPFIFMLAIIMIGAPGVPGGAVMAALAPLASILGFTESMQGLMIALYMAQDAFGTACNVTGDGAISIIVDYFHSDSEQEEVSTERAKSGASGN is encoded by the coding sequence ATGAAAAACTTCGGACTCATTCCCAGGCTTATTATAGCAATAATAGCCGGTATTCTGACAGGTTTGTATCTGCCGGAGAGCCTGGCCAATGTACTATACACCTTTACCGAGATCTTTGGGGAAATTCTCACCTACATAGTACCTCTAATCATACTCGCCTTCATCATTCCCGGCATATCTGAGCTGGGCGCAAAAGCCAGCAATCTGCTGGGCAAAACGGTTTTAACCGCCTATATTTCCACGATAATTGCCGGTATTGCGGCATATCTCGTGGCCAGCAGTCTTATTCCTCTCATAGCACCTGCGGGAGAACAGGTGGCAGAAGCCCAGGGACTTTCTCCCTATATCGAACTGGAAATACCACCGATTATGGGAATAATGACAGCACTTGTCACCTCCTTCATCTTCGGCATAGGCATAAATCATCTCAAAAACGAGGAAAATAAACTGACACTCTATAATTTCATGCAGGAAGTCAGAACAATAGTCCAGTTTTTTATTAACAGGGTTATTATACCCTTTCTGCCAGTTCACATCGCAGGTATCTTCGCCGATATGGCAGCAGAAGGGACAGTATTCCGAACTATCACGATGTTCGGTCCTCTTTTTGTGCTGGTAATTGCCATGCACATAACATATCTGATGGTGATGTTTTCACTGGCCAACAGGCTTTCTCCCAAAAACAAAGTTCTGACGAGCATAAAAAGCATGCTGCCCGCTTATACGACTGCTCTGGGAACCATCTCAAGTGCGGCCACTATTCCGGTCACTCTTAAAAGTGCGAAAACACTCAATGTAAAGGAGAAAATTGTCGACTTCGTGGTGCCGCTCGGGGCTACCATCCATCTGGCCGGAAGTACTATAGCTCTAGTTAGCTGTGCCGTGGCCACCATGATTTTATATGGCGAACCATTCACGCTGGCATCCTTTCTGCCCTTCATATTCATGCTGGCAATAATAATGATCGGCGCACCTGGAGTCCCCGGCGGGGCGGTTATGGCAGCTCTGGCTCCTCTGGCTTCTATACTGGGTTTTACCGAAAGCATGCAGGGTCTCATGATCGCACTCTATATGGCCCAGGATGCCTTCGGAACTGCCTGTAATGTCACAGGTGATGGAGCTATATCAATCATAGTGGACTATTTCCATTCCGACAGTGAACAGGAAGAGGTCAGCACTGAGAGAGCCAAAAGCGGTGCTTCCGGAAATTAA